The Candidatus Buchananbacteria bacterium CG10_big_fil_rev_8_21_14_0_10_42_9 DNA segment AGTCCTCTATCGGCTCAACAAGACCTTGCTCCGCAAGTTTGGCTAATCCGTCTTTCATTGTTTTGACTTGTTCTGGCGAGTGTCCTTGCCAAAGAGTAACCTCACCAATAACCTTAAACGGATTTTTTGAGCGGTAAGACATTGAAGGATTACCGGGGAATTTTTTGTCAGTTAAATTGGGATCATCCTCGATTGGACCTGTAGGTTCTACTAAATATA contains these protein-coding regions:
- a CDS encoding NAD(+)--rifampin ADP-ribosyltransferase, translated to YLVEPTGPIEDDPNLTDKKFPGNPSMSYRSKNPFKVIGEVTLWQGHSPEQVKTMKDGLAKLAEQGLVEPIED